From a single Cydia amplana chromosome 10, ilCydAmpl1.1, whole genome shotgun sequence genomic region:
- the LOC134651655 gene encoding uncharacterized protein LOC134651655 gives MGTTAAARDGQSTPMGTTAATRDGQSTPMGTTAATRDGQSTPMGTTAATRDGQSTPMGTTAATRDGQSTPMGTTAATRDGQSTPMGTTAATRDGQSTPMGTTAATRDGQSTPMCTTAATRDGQSTPMCTIAATRDGQSTPMCTTAATRDGQSTPMCTIAATRDGQSTPMCTTAATRDGQSTPMCTTAATRDGQSTPMGTTAATRDGQSTPIGTTAATRDGQSTPMGTTATPATVHTRATYHGHPCGRLDTNALQM, from the coding sequence ATGGGTACTACCGCGGCCGCCCGTGACGGACAGAGCACTCCCATGGGTACTACCGCGGCCACCCGTGACGGACAGAGCACTCCCATGGGTACTACCGCGGCCACCCGTGACGGACAGAGCACTCCCATGGGTACTACCGCGGCCACCCGTGACGGACAGAGCACTCCCATGGGTACTACCGCGGCCACCCGTGACGGACAGAGCACTCCCATGGGTACTACCGCGGCCACCCGTGACGGACAGAGCACTCCCATGGGTACTACCGCGGCCACCCGTGACGGACAGAGCACTCCCATGGGTACTACCGCGGCCACCCGTGACGGACAGAGCACTCCCATGTGTACTACCGCGGCCACCCGTGACGGACAGAGCACTCCCATGTGTACTATCGCGGCCACCCGTGACGGACAGAGCACTCCCATGTGTACTACCGCGGCCACCCGTGACGGACAGAGCACTCCCATGTGTACTATCGCGGCCACCCGTGACGGACAGAGCACTCCCATGTGTACTACCGCGGCCACCCGTGACGGACAGAGCACTCCCATGTGTACTACCGCGGCCACCCGTGACGGACAGAGCACTCCCATGGGTACTACCGCGGCCACCCGTGACGGACAGAGCACTCCCATAGGTACTACCGCGGCCACCCGTGACGGACAGAGCACTCCCATGGGTACTACCGCGACACCCGCGACAGTACATACTCGGGCAACCTACCACGGCCATCCGTGTGGACGCCTCGACACTAACGCATTACAAATGTAA
- the LOC134651654 gene encoding leucine-rich repeat-containing protein 70-like produces the protein MRALIVFALIISEVKIYASICDLCVCREYSDIEYLGESVDCSYTKPALFSVEDSLPNVVYSLDLSSNNLSDISNSYLYQSKYMKELILSHNKISRIESNVLQLPELLKLDLSYNLLEFIDKDVFKDIKKLEYLNIANNRFTTFTKLAFHRLSNLNQIILDNNNIGPSLRETNLFDRSGFGLTHKIKEISISGINLNIVPDNFFVEAYDLKKLIISNNNLTDIFEIPFTLEYLDLSDNPIEEISNEDFEMPALKILKLNNLAITEVPDYVFAELHGLEKLELERNKNLTKFSILSFGREVLEDADDFALEELSISGSRIPRLDGKLAEPFGQLVKLDLQGNPWICDCNIAWVKKLQIPERDYDHLRCRSPRPLYNARIFELPDSYFTCTADGHFTAFSVAAGFCVLLALIAVWFFMVVPKWHSRGTELGRLQDAGYMVLPTVHSTPL, from the exons ATGCGCGCTTTAATAGTTTTTGCTCTTATTATAAGCGAGGTCAAAATATACGCATCAATATGTGATCTCTGTGTGTGTAGGGAATATAGTGACATTGAATACTTGGGCGAAAGTGTGGATTGCAGTTATACTAAACCGGCGTTATTTTCAGTCGAAGATTCTTTACCTAACGTGGTGTATAGCCTAGATTTGTCATCAAACAACTTAAGTGATATTTCGAACTCGTATTTATATCAATCGAAATATATGAAAGAATTGATTCTGAGTCATAATAAGATATCGCGAATTGAATCAAACGTTTTACAGTTACCAGAACTATTGAAATTGGATTTAAGTTATAATCTATTGGAGTTTATCgataaagatgtttttaaagacattaaaaAACTGGAGTATTTAAATATAGCTAATAATAGATTTACTACGTTTACTAAATTAGCGTTCCATCGTCTTAGTAATTTAAACCAGATTATCTTAGACAATAATAATATAGGACCAAGTTTGAGAGAAACAAACCTATTCGACAGATCAGGGTTTGGTTTAACAcataaaatcaaagaaataagtATAAGTGGAATCAATTTGAACATAGTTCCTGATAACTTTTTCGTAGAAGCGTATGATTTGAAGAAACTGATAATATCTAACAACAATTTGACAGATATCTTCGAGATACCGTTCACACTCGAATATTTAGACTTGTCTGATAATCCTATTGAGGAAATATCGAATGAAGACTTTGAGATGCCAGCGCTAAAGATTTTGAAACTAAACAATTTGGCTATAACAGAGGTTCCCGACTACGTTTTCGCGGAATTACATGGATTGGAAAAACTTGAGCTCGAAAGGAATAAAAATCTGACtaaatttagtattttatccTTTGGAAGGGAAGTGTTGGAAGACGCCGATGATTTTGCTTTAGAAGAGTTGTCTATATCTGGGTCTAGGATACCTAGATTGGATGGGAAACTGGCTGAGCCGTTCGGGCAACTAGTGAAGCTAGATCTACAGGGGAATCCTTGGATATGTGACTGCAATATTGCTTGGGTGAAGAAACTACAGATACCAGAGAGGGATTACGACCATTTGAG ATGTCGCTCGCCCCGTCCGCTATACAACGCCCGCATCTTCGAGCTGCCCGACTCGTATTTCACGTGCACGGCTGACGGCCACTTCACGGCGTTCTCCGTCGCCGCCGGCTTCTGTGTGCTACTGGCCTTAATAGCCGTGTGGTTCTTTATGGTGGTCCCGAAATGGCACAGTCGGGGCACGGAATTGGGGCGCTTGCAGGATGCGGGGTACATGGTGCTGCCGACCGTGCATTCTACACCACTGTAA